The Urocitellus parryii isolate mUroPar1 chromosome 6, mUroPar1.hap1, whole genome shotgun sequence genome includes a window with the following:
- the LOC113199140 gene encoding olfactory receptor 4K1 → MAHTNESIVSEFVLLGLSNSWELQLFFFAIFSIVYVTSVLGNVMIIIVIFSDSNLNSPMYFLLSNLSFIDICQSNFATPKMLIDFFIERKTISFEGCMAQIFLLHSFVGSEMMLLVAMAYDRFVAICKPLHYNTIMNLRLCIIFVSVSWAVGILHSVSHLVFTVDLPFCGPNEVDSFFCDLPLVIKLACMDTYGMEVMTLTNSGLISLSCFLALIISYTVILITVRHQSSSGSSKALSTLTAHITVVILFFGPCIYFYIWPFSRLSVDKYLSVFYTVCTPLLNPIIYSLRNEDVKSAMRKLRNHHVNSWKN, encoded by the coding sequence TGAATCAATAGTGTCTGAGTTTGTGCTTCTGGGACTTTCTAATTCTTGGGAacttcagcttttcttttttgccatCTTCTCTATAGTCTATGTGACATCAGTATTAGGCAATGTCAtgattattattgtcattttctCTGACTCCAACTTGAACTCTCCTATGTACTTTCTGCTCAGTAACCTTTCTTTCATTGATATCTGCCAATCAAACTTTGCCACCCCCAAGATGCTTATAGACTTTTTCATTGAGCGCAAGACTATCTCCTTTGAGGGGTGCATGGCCCAGATATTCCTTCTTCATAGTTTTGTTGGGAGTGAGATGATGTTGCTTGTAGCTATGGCATATGACAGATTTGTAGCTATTTGTAAGCCCCTCCACTATAATACAATTATGAACCTGAGGCTATGTATAATTTTTGTGTCTGTTTCCTGGGCAGTGGGTATTCTTCATTCTGTGAGCCATTTAGTTTTTACAGTGGACCTGCCATTCTGTGGCCCCAATGAGGTAGACAGTTTCTTTTGTGACCTTCCTCTGGTGATCAAGCTGGCTTGCATGGATACATATGGAATGGAAGTTATGACCCTGACTAACAGTGGCCTGATATCTTTGAGCTGTTTTCTGGCTTTAATTATATCCTACACTGTCATTTTGATCACAGTCCGGCATCAGTCCTCCAGTGGGTCATCTAAGGCCCTTTCTACGTTAACTGCCCACATCACAGTAGTAATTCTTTTCTTTGGACcttgtatttatttctacataTGGCCTTTTAGCAGACTTTCAGTGGATAAGTACCTTTCTGTCTTCTACACTGTTTGTACACCCTTGTTGAATCCTATCATCTACTCTCTGAGGAATGAAGACGTTAAATCAGCCATGCGGAAGTTGAGAAACCATCATGTAAACTCCTGGAAGAACTAA